The genome window TATTTGTCATTTACATATTCAGATGATGGAATTCTGGACAAACTCTCTGCGACCTGAGCACTTGGAAAAAAAATCATCGGCTGCTTTACGCGCAGCTTTTCCGCACCATTTACagttttgatatatttctCGAAACCGAAGGCTCTATGCAGTCCACAAGGGAatataacaaagaaaaacCATACATTAGTGCATTCACCAAGCGCATTCGCTTGCGTCCATACAGATATGTCACAAAAGGATCTGTGCACACATTTAAGCAATAAATTgaacaatatatgtatgactctagtttatatattattgCGTGAAacattaacaattttataaatttattcttGTTTAAGCAAATAGCGGCCACATAAATACAATGGCTTTTCTATGCGGTTACTGAAACCCAATTTTTTTGTGAGGCCGTTGCCGCCAAGGAGCCCGTTGGCAGCGTTGAAGTGGTGCTGCTTTCGTTTACCTCGCGATTCTCATCCGGCATTACTTTATCCACGACATGCTTGTGAATTAGTCCATCTTGGCCCAAGAAGCAAACGGAGTATCCATCGTACCAAGCCTCTTGGTCTTTAAGCACTTCTTTTAACTGCCATACTTTGTATTTCCAGAACTGAAACATAACCTTTAATCCAGAAATACCTCTTACACGCCATCTAATCCGAATTGTTTCATCTTCTGGATGCTTCGTGATTTTAAGTACCTCGAATTTAACATAGGCATATTTCAAATGACCCACTGTGCGCAGAATGGCAATCTGTTTAACATAGTGATAAAGGCCAACCGTGTGTTTGCCGGTaatgttattttcaaaaatgagGTTTGGACTGTAGATGGAGTAGTCTAGCGGTTCCACAAACAGCTTGGGCAGAGTACTTTGTAGCACACTGTAGGCGCGTTCCAAGCCTTCCCGGCTTTTGTTGGGCTCATTGTTTTGTGTTGGACTCGAGCTATTTGGGTTTGTCGCTTTGTTTTCCTGACTATTATCGAACGCAGTTCGGGCAACACTGAATTTCTGCATCGAGGGAAGTGTGGATTTACCAGATACCACTTCATTCACGTAAAGTCGCTTCGCAATAGATATACATGATCGTTCTCTGTGATACCATTTACTTAGGCACACAATTCTCGGTCCACGCAtcattttgataaaaatattgtgTGCCTTGCAATTATGTGGAAAATAGTTACATATGTTTTCAATACACAATTCTTTTTTCTGTGtatcaatttatttctttgaCTTCGGAAACGCACTATTTAATCTCGATAAAATCATGCACGTCTTATATGCAGcagttttttgttatttttttagatatttttcaaatttaatattttcgtttaggttatcaaatcaaattgctCGAAAAACAGCTGTTAAAGGTTAAAGGAAATCCAATCGATTGTCATCTCGACAGCTGCTGTGTATTTATCGGTAGGGTTGGTAAGGAGCTCATTAAGCTGACCATGATGATACACAATTATCGATAACggacaatttaaaattctgcAAATTAAGTAATTGATTGGTGAACACTtcctatattaatatattttaagtgttttTAATGTGTTAATACTTTCAGatatttactaaaaaaaagtagaataAACCAACGCTTTCCAGCACTTATTAAAAAAGGTGCGCAGAAGCTAAGATCTGCGCagaacaaattaaataataatgtacaTCCGTGTATGATTTGTAATACATAGTTACTGGATATAGCAGTGgcttttaatattgtttacagatatacatttataaatgCATGCAAAATTTAAGGTGCTTTTCATAATACAATCAGATTGTTGATCAGATTTGATTAATTCGAAGGCGGAATGCAATATTCgaactaaattaaaaacgtgCCAATTGTCAAATACTCAAGGTTAAATTTACACGccttttaaatgtttttcgcgtatttttttgtttgaaaaatcaataatttaattgaaagtaAACATTAATGTGCAAAAACCAATATTTTTAGGTTAAATTAAGTAGTTAATAAAGCTCGAGCTATCAAAATGTATGGATTATCTGCATCAGCGCTTGATGTTAATGTAAGTTTAAAACCGGCCAAGCTGATAAATATCTATGTCTGCAGTACATAAATAGATCAAGCAAGTCGGAATTGCACTAATCTTGAGATTTATATTATAGAATCAACGCTATCGCATTCGTGATATTGATAACGAGGAAATCATGTCAACGTTTGGAAA of Drosophila nasuta strain 15112-1781.00 chromosome 3, ASM2355853v1, whole genome shotgun sequence contains these proteins:
- the LOC132789298 gene encoding uncharacterized protein C6orf136 homolog, yielding MMRGPRIVCLSKWYHRERSCISIAKRLYVNEVVSGKSTLPSMQKFSVARTAFDNSQENKATNPNSSSPTQNNEPNKSREGLERAYSVLQSTLPKLFVEPLDYSIYSPNLIFENNITGKHTVGLYHYVKQIAILRTVGHLKYAYVKFEVLKITKHPEDETIRIRWRVRGISGLKVMFQFWKYKVWQLKEVLKDQEAWYDGYSVCFLGQDGLIHKHVVDKVMPDENREVNESSTTSTLPTGSLAATASQKNWVSVTA